One window from the genome of Gambusia affinis linkage group LG14, SWU_Gaff_1.0, whole genome shotgun sequence encodes:
- the atxn1a gene encoding ataxin-1a, translating into MKSNQERSNECLPPKKRGTSNTLPPESRSPAIPPVHDRPENTACYVSAAGGNESNITAHHSSNKTDGPQYKSPSTLSDSSTSSSSLRLVSSLPTVYTSPLSQSTIGGTVHYTQLPPNMQFIASSYTTPYTSYISPQILPPPLPPPPLSSSSTTQRPSYSESSPAQTLVTKQEQHRASSGRTSMPPPSTDPFPHHIQMSTSPRTVSSPHHQGGTHLPSQSMHHHQSFGKYTDGYSRKEEGIRHRELHNGELERGRRFGPPPEPGILKSGGKSREDRSSLSSFEARHLVLPSEYSTHDHLGLRTSVMLIPNSHGDHQLVPPRASPEKLTASTPTHLEKGSMGKPVSRPPSSSNTTCSFTFPPPLSADSLKAAVSTLPPQTVIQTTHNASEPLSMGLPSTSIYSQQPLIGYITGGSGSSYHTGLQQHLLIPGTQPVIIPVSGGGVPTLEPATSHITSSTQAAPFPATLPHTYIAATAPKGETVETQSGSFHVAAPGAVVQAQLHLPIVPAPPGLVAASTPPAHSSTVVSPSLPPYFIKGSIIQLADGELKRVEDLKTEDFIQSAEISSELKIDSSTVERIEGSHTSPNFAVVQFSVGEHHTQVSVEVLLEYPFFVFGQGWSSCCPDRTTQLLELPCTKLSVGDVCISLTLKNLKNGSLKKTQSPEPENNTSVPHSSHGHLKPPRAISEASQSCSVGNSRHRERENGISQRGSGESGNGSGGDSRVENGDLTFGERGSVSKGQVARSTDPSFSKPSGSRKRRWSAPEGRKVEKSEEEPPLTLPKPSFIPHDVKVSIEGRSNIGK; encoded by the exons ATGAAGTCCAACCAGGAACGCAGCAATGAATGTCTGCCCCCCAAAAAGAGGGGCACATCAAATACATTACCACCTGAAAGTCGCTCTCCGGCTATACCACCTGTTCATGACAGGCCAGAGAACACAGCCTGCTATGTTAGTGCAGCTGGTGGAAATGAAAGCAATATTACTGCACATCATAGCTCCAACAAAACTGATGGACCCCAGTATAAATCTCCCTCCACCTTATCAGACTcttccacctcctcttcctctttgagGCTAGTATCATCTCTCCCCACAGTGTACACATCCCCCCTATCTCAATCTACGATTGGAGGAACAGTCCATTATACACAACTGCCTCCCAATATGCAGTTCATCGCTTCATCGTACACTACTCCATATACAAGCTACATTTCTCCTCAGATACTCCCTCCAcctctccccccaccccctctctcctcctcttcaacCACACAGAGACCATCGTACTCAGAGTCGTCACCTGCTCAGACGCTGGTCACCAAACAGGAACAGCATCGAGCGTCCTCGGGACGTACCTCCATGCCTCCTCCTTCTACGGACCCTTTTCCCCATCATATTCAAATGTCAACATCACCAAGGACTGTGTCATCGCCTCATCACCAAGGAGGCACTCACCTACCATCCCAATCCATGCATCACCACCAATCATTTGGGAAATATACAGATGGCTATAGCAGAAAGGAGGAAGGAATCAGACACAGAGAGCTCCATAATGGGGAGCTAGAAAGGGGTAGGAGATTTGGACCCCCACCAGAGCCTGGCATCTTAAAGTCAGGAGGTAAATCAAGGGAGGACAGGTCCTCCTTGTCTTCCTTTGAGGCTCGTCATCTGGTTTTGCCGTCAGAGTACTCTACTCATGATCACCTAGGGTTAAGAACCTCTGTCATGTTAATACCTAATAGCCATGGGGACCACCAGTTGGTACCACCCAGAGCCAGCCCTGAGAAACTGACAGCTTCTACGCCCACACACCTGGAGAAAGGCAGCATGGGTAAGCCTGTCAGTCGCCCACCCTCATCATCCAACACCACCTGCTCTTTCACATTTCCACCTCCACTAAGCGCAGACAGTCTGAAAGCGGCTGTCAGCACACTGCCGCCCCAGACTGTTATCCAGACCACCCACAATGCTTCAGAGCCACTGTCAATGGGACTCCCTTCGACAAGCATCTATTCACAGCAACCTCTTATTGGTTACATTACAGGGGGCAGTGGGAGCAGCTACCACACCGGCCTACAACAACACTTGCTCATTCCAGGCACCCAACCAGTCATCATCCCTGTTAGCGGAGGTGGGGTCCCCACACTAGAGCCTGCAACCTCCCACATTACTTCATCAACTCAAGCTGCACCTTTTCCTGCTACACTCCCTCACACATACATCGCTGCCACTGCCCCAAAAGGAGAAACTGTGGAAACCCAAAGTGGCTCATTCCACGTGGCTGCTCCAGGTGCAGTGGTTCAAGCCCAGCTTCATCTCCCCATTGTTCCTGCTCCACCAGGGCTAGTTGCAGCTTCCACTCCTCCAGCTCATTCAAGTACAGTGGTGTCCCCCTCACTCCCGCCATATTTTATCAAGGGTTCCATCATCCAGCTGGCAGACGGCGAGCTGAAACGCGTGGAGGACCTGAAGACAGAGGACTTCATCCAGAGTGCGGAGATTAGCAGTGAGCTGAAGATCGATTCATCCACAGTGGAGCGCATAGAAGGGAGCCACACCTCACCTAACTTTGCTGTTGTTCAGTTCTCTGTTGGTGAGCATCACACAcag GTGAGTGTGGAGGTGTTGCTTGAGTACCCCTTCTTCGTGTTTGGCCAAGGATGGTCTTCATGTTGTCCAGACCGAACCACTCAGCTTCTGGAGCTGCCTTGTACAAAGCTTTCTGTGGGTGATGTTTGTATTTCACTTACTCTCAAAAACCTGAAGAACGggtctctgaagaagacacaatCTCCCGAACCAGAAAACAACACTTCAGTCCCTCACTCTAGCCACGGGCACCTTAAACCCCCCAGAGCCATCTCAGAAGCATCCCAGAGCTGCAGTGTGGGAAATTCCAGACACAGAGAGCGCGAGAACGGGATCAGCCAGCGGGGGAGTGGTGAAAGCGGGAATGGGAGTGGAGGAGACTCCAGAGTGGAAAATGGAGATCTTACGTTTGGGGAAAGAGGATCTGTTTCCAAAGGTCAGGTTGCCAGGAGCACAGACCCCAGCTTCAGTAAGCCGTCGGGCAGCAGAAAGCGGAGGTGGTCTGCCCCTGAGGGTCGAAAAGTAGAAAAATCAGAGGAGGAGCCCCCTTTGACCTTGCCCAAACCTTCCTTCATTCCTCACGACGTGAAAGTCAGCATTGAGGGAAGATCAAATATTGGCAAGTGA